A window of Shewanella mesophila contains these coding sequences:
- a CDS encoding LysR family transcriptional regulator, whose translation MDLNRIQMFAQVVEKGSFTAAAKAMGLTKATVSRKIAELETDSGVQLLYRTTRALKLTEAGSIYYNKIQRILADLQSAEDQLSASQQTIKGNLRIVCPIELGQLFFGRIFARFLEAYPDMTIEAELTNRKVDVIEEGIDILFQVTDINDSRLQSYNILHTAKALMASPDYLARYGTPTSPYDLTNHRAIRLKSTHIDGSWTLFDGKQWIDFEPRAQLTVNNVTLAREAAIEGLGIATVPNLVAQNALSEGLLVQLLDDFPMAQTKVSMSFPRRAYLPQKYRTFIEFFYNAIFAVRQDEILEVPDFITRPTKT comes from the coding sequence ATGGATTTGAATCGTATTCAGATGTTTGCTCAAGTCGTGGAAAAGGGCAGCTTTACCGCCGCAGCAAAAGCGATGGGACTGACCAAGGCAACCGTGAGCCGTAAGATCGCCGAGTTAGAAACCGATTCAGGAGTTCAATTACTGTATCGCACCACGCGGGCACTCAAGTTAACCGAAGCTGGAAGTATCTATTACAATAAGATCCAGCGAATTTTAGCCGACCTACAAAGCGCCGAAGATCAGTTAAGTGCAAGTCAACAGACCATCAAAGGCAACCTGAGGATCGTCTGCCCCATCGAATTAGGACAACTCTTTTTTGGACGTATTTTTGCTCGCTTCTTAGAAGCTTATCCAGACATGACAATCGAGGCTGAGCTAACCAATCGTAAAGTCGACGTTATCGAAGAGGGGATCGATATCCTATTTCAAGTAACCGACATTAACGATAGTCGCTTGCAAAGCTACAATATCCTGCATACCGCAAAAGCATTGATGGCCAGTCCAGATTATTTAGCGCGTTATGGCACTCCAACATCACCCTATGATTTAACCAACCATCGAGCGATTAGATTAAAGTCTACCCATATCGACGGTAGTTGGACTCTCTTTGATGGCAAACAATGGATAGATTTTGAACCTAGAGCCCAATTGACCGTTAACAACGTCACCTTAGCTAGAGAAGCCGCTATCGAGGGATTAGGTATCGCAACCGTCCCAAATTTGGTCGCGCAAAATGCTCTCAGCGAAGGTTTACTCGTTCAGCTATTAGACGATTTTCCCATGGCGCAAACCAAAGTGTCGATGAGTTTTCCCCGCAGAGCATACTTACCTCAAAAATACCGCACCTTTATTGAGTTCTTCTACAATGCCATCTTTGCAGTAAGACAGGATGAAATATTAGAAGTGCCAGATTTTATTACTAGACCCACTAAAACATAG
- a CDS encoding HlyD family secretion protein, giving the protein MSKRRLFVVLPLAALLMAAGGYYWWSQVRFIESTDNAYVEADISNISVKVPGYVVSTDVTDNQHVQKGQLLAALESNQYQAKVDQSQANLQSSEAQLQTLIAQVELQHALITQAAAGVASAQAEQVRAEQQLKRTNQLKHKNYSSQDEVDQAKAAFDSAVGHLDESNAALVAKQAELAVLNARLVQSQSQVNLAKAGLELAQIQLADTQIRAPFSGVIGKRGALSGQYVQPGQALYSLVPDGAVWITANFKETQIQHMQPGQLVQVNIDAFPDKTFNGIIDSLSPASGAKFSLLPAENATGNFTKIVQRIPVRIRLELDDQTNIVPGLSAVVKVDTRVAQQDTVIASSPKVNR; this is encoded by the coding sequence ATGTCAAAGCGTCGACTATTTGTTGTGTTACCGCTAGCTGCCCTTCTAATGGCAGCTGGTGGGTATTATTGGTGGAGCCAAGTTCGCTTTATTGAATCGACCGACAATGCCTATGTCGAAGCCGACATTTCTAATATTAGCGTCAAAGTACCTGGTTATGTGGTTTCCACTGATGTTACCGATAATCAGCACGTGCAAAAAGGGCAGTTATTAGCGGCGTTAGAGTCTAATCAATATCAAGCGAAGGTGGATCAAAGCCAAGCTAATTTACAAAGTAGCGAAGCGCAGCTACAAACCTTGATCGCGCAAGTTGAGCTACAGCATGCCTTAATTACCCAAGCTGCGGCGGGTGTAGCTTCTGCGCAAGCTGAGCAGGTGAGGGCGGAACAACAACTTAAGCGAACCAACCAGCTCAAACATAAGAATTACAGTTCACAAGATGAAGTAGACCAAGCGAAAGCTGCATTTGACTCAGCAGTTGGTCATTTAGACGAATCAAATGCGGCATTGGTTGCTAAGCAGGCTGAACTAGCAGTTTTGAATGCTCGCCTGGTACAGAGTCAATCACAAGTCAATTTAGCTAAAGCGGGATTAGAGCTGGCACAAATTCAACTTGCCGATACGCAAATTAGAGCCCCTTTCTCAGGTGTGATAGGCAAACGAGGAGCGCTTTCAGGTCAGTATGTTCAGCCTGGTCAAGCCTTATACAGTTTGGTACCAGATGGTGCTGTATGGATCACGGCTAATTTTAAAGAAACCCAGATCCAACATATGCAACCAGGGCAGCTGGTGCAGGTAAATATTGATGCGTTTCCCGACAAAACCTTTAACGGTATCATCGATAGCTTATCGCCAGCCTCTGGTGCCAAATTTAGTTTATTACCTGCCGAAAATGCGACTGGTAACTTCACTAAAATCGTTCAGCGTATTCCGGTGCGGATACGTTTAGAGCTAGATGATCAGACTAATATCGTGCCCGGATTAAGCGCCGTGGTGAAAGTCGATACCCGTGTTGCTCAGCAAGATACTGTGATAGCGAGTAGCCCTAAGGTCAACCGATGA
- a CDS encoding DHA2 family efflux MFS transporter permease subunit translates to MSAATTVEEHQPVEPNPQGYERGSYRSWIAVFGGLIGAFMAILDIQITNASMKEIQGSLGATLEEGSWIATAYLVAEMIAIPLSGWLSQGLSVRRYLLWTTAAFIGASLLCSIAWNLESMIAFRALQGFFGGALIPLAFRLILELLPEEKRAMGMALFGVTATFAPSIGPTLGGWLTEQFSWHYLFYINVPPGLLVMSMLAYGLQHKPIEWGKLKNADFSGIVTMALGMGCLEVVLEEGNRKDWFGSELIQNLAIVAAINIALFIYIQLKKPAPLVNLRLLGKRDFALSTVSYFLLGMALFSAIYMIPLYLSQIHDYSPLEIGEVIMWMGFPQLLVLPLVPKLMQRFDPRYLAAFGFTMFGLSYYMNSHMTLDFSGDQMVISQIVRALGQPFILVPIGIIATLHISLSENASASTVLNVIRNLGGAFGIALVSTLVDTQSRIHLADMKQTIPAVSASAYEYLNNSAQLFIQAGSDPVTAQAQASALLGETMIQQAYIQAYNDVFLMISGLLLIAVFAVLAIRKPVQS, encoded by the coding sequence ATGAGCGCTGCGACTACCGTAGAGGAACATCAGCCTGTAGAGCCTAATCCCCAAGGCTATGAGCGCGGTAGCTATCGCTCATGGATTGCGGTATTTGGTGGTTTGATCGGTGCTTTTATGGCGATCTTAGATATTCAGATCACTAATGCTTCGATGAAAGAGATCCAAGGGAGTTTAGGCGCGACGCTAGAGGAGGGCTCTTGGATTGCGACCGCCTATTTGGTTGCTGAGATGATAGCAATCCCATTATCAGGATGGCTTAGTCAGGGCCTCTCTGTTCGACGTTATCTACTGTGGACGACCGCGGCATTTATTGGTGCCTCATTACTCTGTTCTATAGCCTGGAACTTAGAGTCGATGATTGCCTTTCGAGCTTTGCAAGGCTTCTTCGGTGGTGCGTTAATTCCATTGGCTTTTCGGTTGATTTTGGAGTTATTGCCAGAGGAAAAACGCGCTATGGGGATGGCGTTGTTTGGTGTAACTGCAACCTTTGCTCCTTCGATAGGTCCCACTCTCGGTGGCTGGCTAACAGAGCAGTTTAGTTGGCATTATCTGTTTTATATCAATGTTCCCCCCGGTTTATTGGTGATGTCGATGTTAGCTTATGGGTTACAGCACAAACCGATTGAATGGGGCAAGCTTAAAAATGCCGACTTTTCTGGGATAGTGACCATGGCTTTAGGGATGGGGTGCCTAGAGGTGGTGCTCGAAGAAGGCAATCGTAAAGATTGGTTTGGCTCTGAATTGATCCAGAATCTGGCTATTGTCGCTGCGATTAATATTGCGCTGTTTATTTATATTCAGCTAAAAAAACCTGCACCACTAGTGAATTTGCGCTTACTCGGTAAACGAGATTTTGCATTGTCTACGGTATCTTATTTCTTGCTTGGTATGGCGCTGTTTTCTGCGATTTATATGATCCCTTTATATTTGTCGCAAATCCACGACTATAGTCCGTTAGAGATAGGTGAAGTGATCATGTGGATGGGGTTTCCCCAGCTGCTGGTGTTGCCATTAGTGCCTAAGTTGATGCAAAGATTTGATCCGCGCTATTTAGCGGCATTTGGCTTTACCATGTTTGGTTTAAGCTACTATATGAATAGCCATATGACTCTTGATTTTTCGGGGGATCAAATGGTGATCTCACAGATCGTTAGGGCTTTAGGGCAGCCATTTATCTTGGTGCCAATTGGGATTATCGCAACCTTACATATTAGTCTGTCTGAGAATGCATCTGCATCGACTGTGCTTAATGTGATCCGTAATCTCGGTGGGGCATTTGGTATTGCTTTAGTATCAACCTTGGTGGACACCCAATCCAGAATACATCTTGCCGATATGAAGCAAACTATCCCAGCGGTGAGTGCCAGTGCTTATGAGTACTTAAACAATAGTGCACAGCTTTTTATACAAGCGGGGTCGGATCCTGTGACAGCCCAAGCACAAGCGAGTGCGCTATTGGGGGAGACCATGATTCAGCAAGCCTATATTCAAGCTTATAACGATGTATTTCTGATGATCTCTGGGTTATTACTGATAGCTGTATTTGCGGTTCTCGCAATAAGAAAACCTGTGCAATCCTAG
- a CDS encoding GNAT family N-acetyltransferase, translating into MQWNDYGFAELSIEQLYELIKLRIDVFVVEQNCPYPELDSKDLLSDTRHLLGCDKQGRIVAYARILAPGVSYPDASIGRVVVAEMSRGGGVAHQLMQNAIAVARAHWPDANIQIGAQEYLADFYRRQGFLQVSEVYLEDGIPHMDMLLS; encoded by the coding sequence GTGCAGTGGAATGATTATGGCTTTGCAGAGCTAAGTATCGAGCAGTTATATGAGCTAATAAAACTACGAATTGATGTGTTTGTGGTTGAACAAAATTGTCCTTATCCAGAGTTAGATAGCAAAGACCTTTTATCGGATACAAGGCACCTCTTAGGTTGTGACAAACAAGGACGTATTGTTGCCTATGCTCGTATACTTGCGCCAGGTGTGAGTTATCCTGATGCCAGTATCGGTAGAGTAGTCGTGGCGGAAATGTCTCGTGGTGGTGGTGTTGCGCATCAGCTGATGCAAAATGCCATTGCGGTAGCGAGAGCACATTGGCCCGATGCTAACATTCAGATCGGCGCGCAAGAATATTTAGCCGATTTCTATCGAAGACAAGGTTTTTTACAGGTATCGGAGGTCTATCTTGAGGACGGAATTCCTCATATGGATATGTTGTTAAGCTAG
- a CDS encoding radical SAM protein → MINYIEPVFRPPSEWKSLILQVTNGCSWNRCSFCDMYTAPQKQFRATKLDDIEADILKVERSAVDVSRVFLADGDAMSLPFKRLEAICLLIREHLPQVTRISSYCLPRNLKNKTDDQLSRLRALGLSLLYVGCESGDDQVLARIEKGETFESSLLALQRIRKAGMKSSVMILNGLGGVELSQQHARNSAELMNAAQPDYLSTLVVTLPLGTERMDNRFDGQFNLPDQRGVLSEMHTLLSHLELDKTIFRSDHASNYLVLKGVLGRDKPQLLSQVEHALQGMVPLRQEWQRGL, encoded by the coding sequence ATGATTAATTATATTGAGCCTGTTTTTAGGCCGCCGTCGGAATGGAAGTCGCTTATCCTTCAAGTGACCAATGGTTGTAGCTGGAATCGTTGTAGTTTCTGCGATATGTATACCGCGCCCCAGAAGCAGTTTAGGGCAACAAAACTCGATGATATAGAGGCCGATATCCTTAAGGTCGAGCGAAGTGCTGTGGATGTATCTCGGGTATTTCTTGCCGATGGTGATGCCATGAGCCTTCCCTTTAAGCGTTTAGAAGCTATCTGTTTATTGATCCGAGAACACCTCCCACAAGTCACGCGTATTAGCAGTTACTGTCTGCCGCGTAATCTTAAAAATAAAACCGATGATCAGCTATCTCGTTTAAGAGCGTTAGGCTTAAGTTTGTTATATGTGGGTTGTGAGAGTGGTGATGATCAAGTGTTGGCACGTATCGAAAAGGGTGAAACCTTTGAATCCTCTCTGCTGGCACTACAGCGAATTCGCAAGGCCGGGATGAAATCTTCGGTGATGATCCTTAATGGCTTAGGTGGGGTGGAGTTGTCACAGCAACATGCACGTAATTCGGCTGAGTTAATGAACGCCGCACAACCTGATTATCTGTCGACCTTAGTGGTGACTTTACCTTTAGGGACAGAGCGTATGGATAACCGCTTCGATGGTCAATTTAATCTGCCAGATCAACGGGGAGTGTTGAGTGAGATGCATACTTTGCTTAGCCATCTTGAGTTAGATAAAACGATTTTTCGCTCCGATCATGCGTCGAATTATCTAGTGCTCAAAGGTGTGTTAGGCAGGGATAAGCCACAACTACTATCGCAGGTTGAACATGCGCTACAAGGTATGGTGCCATTACGCCAAGAGTGGCAAAGAGGTTTATAA
- a CDS encoding mechanosensitive ion channel family protein gives MNENGLEQELAQLQNVYNLLTEFLVKYSFQLIGAGLIFLLGLWVASKVSNLVAKQFEKHKIDITLSNFVSNLVRILIVVMVGIIALGKLGISITPMVAAIGAASLGAGLALQGMLSNYAAGVTIIVTRPFVVGNTIEIKGVSGVVKNIHLGLTQLTNEEGEVINIPNKHIVGEILHNSFEYKLVNIQFNVSYNSDVNQVIAIANNVLTSNEEVNSERPPQVGINGFNSIGIEIGLRYWVPTQSYYQNKYQINLNLMNAMQRAGIDIPCPVREIHIEK, from the coding sequence ATGAACGAAAATGGCCTAGAGCAGGAGCTTGCTCAACTACAGAACGTCTATAACTTATTGACCGAATTTCTGGTCAAATATAGTTTCCAACTGATCGGGGCAGGCCTTATCTTTCTGCTCGGACTCTGGGTTGCCAGCAAGGTTTCTAATCTTGTAGCTAAGCAGTTTGAAAAGCACAAGATCGATATAACCCTAAGTAACTTCGTCTCCAATTTGGTGAGAATACTGATTGTCGTCATGGTGGGGATCATCGCACTCGGCAAGCTGGGCATAAGCATTACCCCTATGGTTGCAGCAATAGGCGCAGCATCTCTTGGAGCCGGTTTAGCATTGCAAGGTATGTTGTCGAACTATGCAGCAGGTGTCACCATTATCGTTACTCGCCCCTTTGTCGTCGGTAACACGATAGAAATTAAGGGGGTGAGCGGTGTGGTAAAAAACATCCATCTTGGCCTTACGCAGCTCACCAATGAAGAGGGAGAGGTGATCAATATTCCTAACAAGCATATTGTCGGCGAGATCTTGCATAACTCGTTTGAGTACAAGCTGGTTAACATCCAATTCAATGTCAGCTATAACAGTGATGTTAATCAGGTTATTGCAATTGCAAATAATGTATTGACCAGCAATGAAGAGGTCAACTCAGAACGTCCACCACAAGTGGGAATTAATGGCTTCAATAGTATTGGCATAGAGATAGGCCTGCGCTACTGGGTACCGACTCAGAGTTACTACCAAAATAAATATCAGATTAATTTGAACTTGATGAACGCAATGCAACGAGCAGGCATTGATATTCCCTGCCCAGTGCGCGAAATTCATATCGAAAAGTAG
- a CDS encoding type III PLP-dependent enzyme — protein MSQFQTIDVNEYYDSDTFERIKSFAQDKPTPFVVIDTKIIAKQYDDMVDNFPYASVYYAVKANPAAEVLSLLRDKGANFDIASIYELDMVTNIGVTTDRVSYGNTIKKRKDVRAFFERGVRMFASDSEADLRMLAEEAPGARVYVRILTEGTHTADWPLSRKFGCQNEMAYELLVLAKELGLEPYGISFHVGSQQRDIGAWDSAIGKVKSIFDRLNDEHGIKLKMINLGGGFPANYLDKTNALAMYAEQITHFLKEDFGDELPEIILEPGRSLLSNAGILVSEVVLISKKSHTALERWVFTDVGKFSGLIETMDEAIKFPIYTERQGELDKCVIAGPTCDSADIMYEHYSYGLPEDLAIGDRMYWLTAGAYTTTYSAVCFNGFPPLKDYYL, from the coding sequence ATGAGCCAATTTCAAACGATTGATGTTAATGAGTATTATGACTCGGACACCTTTGAGCGTATTAAATCGTTTGCTCAGGACAAACCCACACCGTTTGTCGTGATAGACACCAAGATTATTGCAAAGCAGTATGATGACATGGTGGATAACTTTCCTTATGCCAGTGTCTATTATGCAGTAAAAGCCAACCCCGCAGCTGAAGTCTTGTCTTTGTTACGTGACAAAGGGGCGAACTTCGACATCGCCTCTATTTATGAGCTCGATATGGTCACTAATATTGGTGTGACCACAGATAGAGTGAGTTACGGAAATACCATCAAGAAACGTAAAGATGTGCGCGCGTTTTTTGAAAGAGGCGTGCGTATGTTTGCCTCTGATTCAGAAGCGGATCTGCGCATGTTAGCCGAAGAAGCGCCAGGTGCCCGTGTTTATGTGCGTATCTTAACCGAAGGTACTCATACCGCAGATTGGCCACTATCACGTAAATTTGGTTGTCAAAATGAGATGGCATACGAACTACTGGTATTGGCTAAAGAGTTAGGGCTTGAACCCTATGGGATCTCTTTCCATGTTGGCTCACAGCAACGAGATATTGGTGCGTGGGATTCGGCAATTGGTAAGGTGAAAAGCATCTTCGATCGTTTAAACGATGAACATGGCATCAAGCTGAAGATGATTAACCTTGGTGGTGGTTTCCCTGCTAATTATCTCGATAAAACCAATGCACTTGCTATGTATGCTGAGCAGATCACTCATTTTTTAAAAGAGGATTTTGGTGATGAACTGCCCGAGATAATTTTAGAGCCTGGGCGTTCTCTATTATCTAATGCGGGTATCTTAGTATCCGAAGTGGTGTTAATTAGTAAAAAGTCCCATACAGCGCTAGAGCGTTGGGTGTTTACCGACGTGGGTAAGTTTTCTGGTCTGATTGAAACCATGGATGAAGCGATCAAATTTCCGATCTATACCGAGCGTCAAGGTGAATTGGATAAGTGTGTTATCGCTGGGCCGACGTGTGATAGTGCCGACATCATGTATGAGCATTATAGCTATGGGTTACCTGAGGATTTGGCGATAGGCGACCGTATGTATTGGTTGACTGCTGGTGCTTACACCACAACTTATTCTGCAGTGTGTTTTAACGGTTTCCCTCCATTAAAAGACTATTACTTATAG
- the udp gene encoding uridine phosphorylase: MSDVFHLGLTKEMLDGASLAIVPGDPERVKRIAELMDNPTFLASHREYTSYLAYIDGKPLVICSTGIGGPSTSIAVEELAQLGVDTFLRVGTTGAIQPQVNVGDVIVTQASVRLDGASLHFAPMEFPAVANFECTTAMVEATREAGLEPHIGITASSDTFYPGQERYDTVSGRVTRRFAGSMKEWQEMGVLNYEMESSTLFTMCATQGWRAACVAGVIVNRTQQEIPDEVTMKKTETSAVSIVVAAAKKLMA; this comes from the coding sequence ATGTCAGATGTATTTCATTTAGGCCTGACCAAAGAGATGTTGGATGGAGCATCACTTGCAATCGTGCCTGGTGACCCAGAACGCGTTAAGCGTATTGCAGAGTTAATGGATAATCCAACTTTCCTTGCAAGTCACCGCGAATATACCAGCTATCTAGCCTACATCGATGGTAAGCCATTGGTGATCTGTTCAACCGGTATCGGTGGTCCTTCGACCTCTATTGCCGTTGAAGAATTGGCACAGTTAGGGGTTGATACTTTCTTACGTGTCGGAACAACGGGCGCAATTCAGCCACAGGTTAATGTGGGTGATGTTATTGTTACTCAAGCTTCAGTGCGTCTCGATGGTGCAAGTTTACACTTTGCACCAATGGAGTTTCCTGCGGTTGCTAACTTTGAATGTACTACCGCTATGGTTGAAGCTACTCGTGAAGCGGGTCTTGAGCCACACATTGGTATCACAGCATCTTCAGATACCTTCTACCCAGGACAAGAGCGTTATGACACTGTATCTGGCCGTGTGACGCGTCGTTTTGCTGGCTCGATGAAAGAGTGGCAAGAGATGGGCGTGCTTAACTATGAGATGGAGTCATCTACGCTATTCACCATGTGTGCCACTCAAGGTTGGCGTGCGGCGTGTGTTGCTGGTGTGATTGTGAACCGTACACAGCAAGAGATCCCAGACGAAGTGACTATGAAGAAGACAGAGACGAGTGCTGTGTCTATCGTTGTTGCAGCCGCTAAGAAATTAATGGCTTAA
- a CDS encoding outer membrane protein OmpK, whose translation MKNYKWLALTLLAAQPAMAEDMIHWWDVSVTALHGTDYDLAPSDRQTTITLETAGAWKYGDWFAFQDFINFNGSNVSKDNTTYGEISPRFSLGKISGKELKFGAITDVSLAFTLEEGEGPVNSFLYGIGVDFAIPYFSYFNLNAYRRDAISSGNNSDGWQLTPVFRMDFPVGSSNIVVDGFIDWVFSADDQGYEENIHVNPQVKYDLGETIFGEHKKNQLFVGVEYDYWQNKYGVKGIDQNTYSVIAQYHF comes from the coding sequence ATGAAGAACTACAAATGGCTGGCACTCACTCTACTCGCCGCACAACCAGCAATGGCTGAAGATATGATCCACTGGTGGGACGTAAGTGTTACCGCACTACACGGTACAGATTACGATTTAGCCCCATCAGATAGACAAACCACCATTACTTTAGAGACGGCTGGCGCTTGGAAATATGGCGACTGGTTCGCGTTCCAAGATTTCATTAACTTTAACGGATCTAACGTTAGCAAAGACAACACCACCTATGGTGAAATCTCGCCACGCTTCAGCCTCGGAAAGATATCTGGCAAAGAACTTAAATTTGGCGCGATCACCGACGTGTCGCTAGCATTCACCCTTGAAGAGGGTGAAGGTCCAGTTAATAGCTTCCTTTATGGTATCGGCGTGGACTTTGCTATTCCGTACTTTAGCTATTTTAACCTTAACGCTTATCGCCGGGACGCGATAAGCAGTGGTAACAATAGCGATGGCTGGCAGTTAACGCCAGTGTTTAGAATGGACTTTCCTGTTGGCAGCTCAAACATCGTTGTCGATGGCTTTATCGATTGGGTGTTCTCGGCAGACGATCAAGGCTATGAAGAGAATATCCACGTCAATCCACAAGTTAAGTATGACTTAGGTGAAACCATTTTTGGTGAGCACAAGAAAAATCAGCTGTTCGTCGGTGTCGAGTATGATTACTGGCAGAATAAGTATGGCGTAAAAGGTATCGACCAAAATACCTATTCGGTTATCGCACAATATCATTTTTAA
- a CDS encoding NfeD family protein produces MEFSSPIYIWVIIGIILMLAEIILPGGIVVLLGAACLVVASALAVGVVEGLVQSMTLWFIASIVLLLGFRHFTQKLVGGDSHIDNTDEEFDLYDKRALVKAVIGPAQKQGRVEFQGTEWPALGDGTEIPVGVQVKVICRDNIALVVEPLAEQD; encoded by the coding sequence ATGGAGTTTTCGAGTCCTATCTATATCTGGGTGATAATTGGCATCATATTGATGTTGGCAGAAATTATCTTACCAGGTGGTATTGTTGTTCTACTCGGTGCTGCTTGCCTTGTGGTCGCCAGCGCGTTAGCCGTGGGTGTCGTGGAGGGATTAGTCCAGTCTATGACTTTATGGTTCATTGCCTCTATCGTCTTGCTCCTTGGTTTCCGCCATTTCACTCAGAAATTAGTGGGCGGTGATTCTCATATCGATAATACCGATGAGGAGTTTGACCTTTATGACAAAAGAGCCTTGGTCAAGGCGGTGATCGGTCCAGCGCAAAAGCAGGGACGGGTTGAATTTCAGGGAACGGAGTGGCCAGCATTGGGTGATGGCACTGAGATCCCTGTGGGTGTTCAGGTTAAGGTGATATGTCGTGATAATATCGCTTTGGTAGTTGAACCTTTAGCAGAGCAGGATTGA
- a CDS encoding SPFH domain-containing protein → MFAFTLTVLFVFFILYKLLLIVPMREVHVIERLGKFRTVLQPGFHFLIPFFDRVAYRHDTREQVLDVPPQSCISKDNTQLEVDGLVYLKVMDGKLASYGIEDYRRAAVNLAQTTMRSEIGKLSLSQTFSERDSLNESIVREIDKASDPWGIKVLRYEIKNITPSFKVIHTLEKQMEAERRKRAEITLANAEKAAMINLSEGERQEAINISEGQKQKRINEAKGTAHEIAIIAKAKAEAMTLVSQALALDGGNEAMNMQLKEQFIVQIGKILNEADISVVPTEVAKLEGFFEGMEQVTHSVGKVKGARS, encoded by the coding sequence ATGTTCGCTTTTACGTTAACCGTACTATTTGTTTTCTTTATTCTCTATAAGCTGTTACTCATTGTGCCTATGCGCGAAGTCCATGTGATTGAGCGTCTCGGCAAGTTTCGAACCGTGCTCCAGCCGGGTTTTCATTTTTTAATTCCATTTTTCGATCGTGTTGCTTATCGGCATGATACCCGCGAGCAAGTTTTGGATGTGCCACCCCAGAGCTGTATCTCCAAAGACAATACTCAGTTGGAAGTTGATGGCTTAGTCTATTTAAAAGTGATGGATGGCAAACTGGCGAGTTACGGCATCGAAGATTATCGTCGTGCGGCAGTGAATCTCGCCCAGACAACCATGCGTTCAGAGATCGGTAAGTTAAGTTTAAGTCAGACCTTCTCCGAGCGTGACAGTCTTAATGAGTCAATTGTTCGTGAGATTGATAAGGCATCTGATCCATGGGGGATCAAGGTGTTGCGTTATGAAATTAAGAATATTACCCCTTCATTCAAGGTTATCCATACGCTTGAAAAGCAGATGGAAGCCGAGCGCCGTAAGCGGGCAGAGATCACTTTAGCCAACGCCGAAAAAGCGGCGATGATTAATCTGTCGGAAGGTGAGCGTCAAGAGGCGATCAATATTTCTGAAGGTCAAAAGCAGAAGCGAATAAACGAAGCGAAAGGGACAGCCCATGAGATCGCCATTATCGCAAAGGCGAAAGCAGAAGCGATGACCTTAGTCTCTCAAGCATTAGCTCTCGATGGCGGCAATGAAGCAATGAACATGCAGTTAAAGGAGCAGTTTATTGTACAGATAGGTAAGATCCTCAACGAGGCGGATATCTCTGTGGTACCGACTGAAGTTGCAAAGCTTGAAGGCTTTTTTGAAGGCATGGAGCAAGTGACACATAGTGTTGGGAAAGTAAAAGGAGCGCGCTCATGA